A DNA window from Sulfuricaulis sp. contains the following coding sequences:
- a CDS encoding tetratricopeptide repeat protein, translating into MKVQALKERAIQHLRMNQFAQARELYQQAARLDPRDAAVWMQLGAVTGQMGNHAESEQYCRKALACDPRNAGIYHNLGMSLARQGKSQEAADSYAAALRLEPDRVATKYSMGLVLKDTGKFKEARTLLADVVTAKPDHAWAWFALGTIHAELGDNSEALSSLDRAATLDPSLQTRVNYFKNAITNNRAADELALSHVKELFDAHASSFEQHLVEGLGYRIPETLDRHIRQIIGDAPATLDILDIGCGTGICGSLLKTLARDLTGMDIAPRMIEQARNRQVYDHLLVGDFAPLLAADTRSYDIIIAADVFIYVGDVKHVFELAQQRLRPAGLLAFSVETSSDRPVVLRATGRYAHSTRYIEELAASTGFEILVAEPAVIRTELKKPIEGAVYVLRRLE; encoded by the coding sequence ATGAAAGTTCAGGCGCTGAAAGAACGCGCTATCCAACATCTGCGCATGAACCAATTCGCGCAGGCCCGTGAGTTGTACCAGCAGGCGGCCCGACTGGATCCGCGCGATGCCGCGGTATGGATGCAGCTTGGCGCCGTCACCGGCCAGATGGGAAACCATGCCGAATCGGAGCAGTACTGCCGCAAGGCCCTGGCTTGCGACCCCCGCAACGCCGGTATCTACCACAATCTGGGGATGTCGCTGGCCCGGCAGGGCAAATCGCAGGAAGCGGCGGACAGCTATGCCGCGGCCCTGCGGCTCGAACCCGACCGCGTGGCAACAAAATACAGCATGGGCCTCGTGCTCAAGGATACCGGCAAATTCAAGGAAGCCCGGACCCTGCTTGCAGATGTCGTTACAGCCAAACCCGATCATGCCTGGGCCTGGTTCGCGCTTGGCACAATCCATGCCGAGCTCGGCGACAACAGCGAGGCGCTGAGCAGCCTCGACCGCGCCGCCACCCTGGATCCGTCGCTGCAAACAAGGGTTAACTATTTTAAAAATGCCATCACCAACAACCGCGCGGCGGACGAGCTGGCGTTATCGCACGTCAAGGAGCTGTTCGATGCGCATGCGTCGAGCTTCGAGCAACACCTCGTCGAGGGTCTGGGTTACAGGATTCCCGAGACACTGGACCGGCATATCCGGCAAATCATCGGCGATGCGCCCGCAACGCTGGATATTCTCGATATCGGCTGCGGCACCGGCATCTGCGGCAGCCTGCTGAAAACGCTGGCGCGCGATCTCACGGGCATGGACATTGCCCCGCGAATGATTGAACAGGCCCGGAACCGTCAGGTCTATGACCATCTGCTGGTGGGTGACTTCGCTCCCCTGCTCGCGGCCGATACCCGAAGCTACGACATCATCATCGCCGCGGATGTTTTTATTTATGTTGGAGATGTAAAACACGTATTCGAGCTGGCGCAACAACGTCTGCGGCCCGCGGGCTTGCTGGCGTTTTCGGTCGAGACCTCCAGCGACAGACCGGTGGTGCTCCGGGCAACCGGGCGCTACGCCCACTCCACCCGCTATATCGAGGAACTCGCCGCGAGCACAGGCTTCGAGATCCTCGTGGCGGAACCGGCGGTCATACGCACCGAACTGAAAAAGCCGATCGAAGGCGCGGTATATGTGCTCCGCCGGCTTGAATGA
- a CDS encoding tetratricopeptide repeat-containing sulfotransferase family protein, with product MPAHNVLTQSKKKRALDLARSNRLGEARALYAEVCTKDRSDAEAWFMLGAICGQMGLFDEAEQALRQAISLRPSAEAHDNLGMVMQAKGKFGEAVESHRQALRLRPDFARACFNLGHAYREMSDFASAAENFRQASRLQPDYFEAHANLGAALLQLQRFEEALPCFEEAARLNPGNAEIHRTLGNLYRQLGRGEQAVIALRRATQLQPQEIQGWTMLGNILLEQGNYREALAAYQLAQRLSPDDPEILNKTGHLHQYMGNLEEALDCFRQALKRNPRLIEAIAHLGNTLATLTRFDEARQCLESSLRDNPGEPRLLGVLANVYEKLGEPEKAHEVLRPLVEARVREPTAAVVFGNISKHVDRRDEAIQYIEELLRDTQISSADRQQMHFVAGKLYETGKKYDEAFEHYKKANEAVKQSYDPASQVRLVDALISTYTAEFMAGAPRASIVSDRPVFIVGMPRSGTTLVEQILASHPQVHGAGELMYLFDLAGELPGMLGTKELHPHCMKLINQPALDKLAQSYLGRLTTMSADAARVTDKLPSNFLLLGLIELLFPQARIIHCRRDPCDTCLSCYFQDFGARYAYSADLTHLGLYYREYHRLMQHWKKTIRLPMLEIRYEEMVDDQEAWSRKLVEFCGPPWDDRCLRFYESGRAVNTASYDQVRRPMYKTSAGRWRRYERHLGPLLAALGDLAKTGLQDESEKPNHDAALRPSP from the coding sequence ATGCCCGCGCACAACGTATTGACGCAGTCGAAGAAAAAAAGAGCCCTGGATCTCGCGCGCAGTAACCGGCTCGGCGAGGCGAGGGCGCTTTATGCCGAGGTCTGCACCAAGGACCGGTCCGACGCCGAGGCGTGGTTCATGCTGGGCGCCATCTGTGGGCAAATGGGCCTCTTCGATGAAGCGGAGCAGGCATTGCGCCAGGCCATCTCCCTGCGGCCGAGCGCCGAGGCCCATGACAACCTCGGGATGGTGATGCAAGCCAAGGGAAAATTTGGCGAGGCGGTCGAGAGTCACCGGCAGGCGCTGAGATTGCGCCCGGACTTCGCGCGGGCCTGTTTCAATCTGGGCCATGCCTATCGTGAGATGAGCGATTTCGCGTCAGCGGCCGAGAATTTCCGCCAGGCAAGCCGGCTGCAGCCCGATTATTTCGAGGCCCATGCCAATCTCGGCGCGGCCCTGTTGCAACTGCAGCGCTTCGAGGAGGCGTTGCCCTGCTTCGAGGAGGCCGCGCGCCTCAACCCCGGCAATGCTGAAATTCACCGCACCCTGGGAAACCTGTATCGGCAGCTTGGCCGTGGCGAGCAGGCCGTGATTGCATTGCGACGCGCCACGCAGCTTCAGCCACAGGAGATTCAGGGTTGGACCATGCTGGGCAACATCCTGCTGGAGCAGGGGAATTATCGCGAGGCGCTGGCCGCCTACCAGCTTGCTCAAAGGTTATCGCCGGATGACCCCGAGATTCTGAACAAAACCGGGCACCTGCATCAATACATGGGCAACCTCGAGGAGGCGCTCGATTGTTTCCGCCAGGCGCTGAAGCGCAATCCCCGGCTTATTGAGGCAATTGCTCATCTCGGCAATACACTTGCCACGCTAACCCGATTCGACGAAGCCCGGCAATGCCTCGAATCCTCGCTGCGGGATAATCCCGGTGAGCCGCGTTTGCTGGGTGTTCTGGCGAATGTTTATGAGAAACTTGGTGAACCGGAAAAGGCGCATGAGGTGCTGCGCCCGCTGGTTGAGGCCCGGGTGCGCGAACCGACCGCGGCGGTTGTATTCGGGAATATCAGCAAGCACGTGGATCGCCGGGACGAGGCGATACAGTATATCGAGGAGTTGCTGCGGGATACGCAAATTTCATCGGCGGATCGCCAGCAAATGCATTTCGTTGCCGGCAAATTGTACGAAACCGGCAAAAAGTATGATGAGGCGTTTGAGCATTACAAGAAGGCGAACGAGGCCGTGAAGCAATCCTACGACCCCGCGAGTCAAGTCCGCCTGGTTGATGCGCTGATTTCGACCTATACCGCCGAATTCATGGCCGGCGCCCCGCGCGCCTCGATCGTTTCCGACCGTCCGGTATTCATCGTCGGCATGCCGCGTTCCGGAACCACGCTGGTGGAGCAGATTCTGGCCAGTCATCCGCAAGTGCATGGTGCAGGCGAGCTGATGTACCTGTTCGATCTTGCGGGAGAATTGCCCGGTATGCTGGGCACGAAGGAACTGCACCCGCATTGCATGAAACTGATCAATCAGCCTGCGCTCGACAAGCTGGCCCAAAGTTACCTCGGCCGGCTGACGACGATGTCGGCGGATGCCGCGCGCGTCACCGACAAGCTGCCGTCGAATTTCCTGTTGCTCGGACTGATCGAACTGCTGTTCCCGCAGGCCCGCATTATTCATTGCAGGCGCGATCCCTGCGACACTTGTTTGTCCTGCTATTTTCAGGATTTCGGCGCGCGCTATGCGTACAGCGCCGACCTGACGCATCTGGGATTGTATTACCGCGAATACCATCGTCTGATGCAGCATTGGAAAAAAACTATCCGGCTTCCGATGCTGGAAATCCGCTATGAGGAAATGGTGGACGATCAGGAAGCCTGGAGCCGCAAGCTGGTGGAATTTTGCGGGCCGCCCTGGGACGACCGCTGCCTGCGCTTTTACGAGTCCGGGCGCGCCGTCAACACCGCCAGTTACGATCAGGTGCGCCGGCCGATGTACAAGACCTCGGCCGGGCGCTGGCGGCGCTATGAGCGGCATCTGGGGCCGCTGCTGGCGGCGCTGGGGGATTTGGCAAAGACCGGGCTACAAGATGAGAGTGAAAAGCCGAACCACGATGCGGCCTTGCGCCCCTCGCCCTGA
- a CDS encoding type II toxin-antitoxin system HicB family antitoxin, producing the protein MKDYHINIFYSEEDGGFIADIPDLDACSAFGATPEEALREVERAKAAWIETAKQTGKPIPPPRYRPVIYQVGH; encoded by the coding sequence ATGAAGGACTATCACATCAACATTTTTTACAGCGAAGAAGACGGCGGTTTCATTGCCGATATTCCAGACCTCGATGCCTGCTCCGCCTTTGGGGCCACGCCCGAGGAAGCTTTGCGGGAAGTCGAACGCGCGAAAGCGGCATGGATCGAGACGGCAAAACAGACCGGCAAACCAATACCCCCACCGCGCTATCGACCTGTTATTTATCAAGTTGGCCATTGA
- a CDS encoding type II toxin-antitoxin system HicA family toxin codes for MNRERLLQRLAQGASQNVPFRDMVKLVEGFGFRLQRTSGSHHVFIHPKVPEIVNLQDVRGEAKPYQIRQFLRLVERYSLRLD; via the coding sequence ATGAATCGTGAACGTTTGCTCCAGCGATTGGCACAGGGCGCCTCACAGAATGTGCCATTTCGCGACATGGTCAAACTGGTGGAGGGTTTCGGCTTTCGGCTGCAGCGCACTAGCGGCAGTCATCACGTGTTTATCCATCCCAAAGTGCCGGAAATCGTCAATTTGCAAGATGTTCGAGGAGAAGCAAAGCCGTATCAAATACGACAATTTCTGCGACTGGTCGAACGCTACAGTTTGAGGCTAGACTAA
- a CDS encoding S8 family serine peptidase yields MKNKLRIIAIVIALAINLVAVSSTTAQPLDDAARAKILQPALFDRLDRGEPTVDVIVLLSGHKNYVGKINADKPAEMQALHAQIHQNQNAVLGKLNRAHFTSKHVFDNINGFAGRVSRAGLEALAAMPEVEFIEEDQIVTAQLAQGIPLMNGSGTRSTYNGSGVSIAIVDTGIDYTHPMLGGAAFPNTKVIGGYDFGDNDADPSDCHGHGTSVAGIAAGALATFGDYIGGVAYNAKLYALKIVAGCAGSSSDSIIAAAWDWAVTHKNDNPVNPILIINTSFGGGSYTAACDVSKPSLAAAANNAAANGITLFSAAGNDGFTNALSAPACVSNSLSVGAVYDANIGSGNWSVCTDPVTAPDQVTCYSNSANFLDILAPSNSAYTTYLYQAYLPSFGGTSAASPYAAGAGAVLQSYAKATTGLFFSKTELTRRLVNDGDPITDPKSGITKPRVNIGAAMEGRMITISPYAYDFGNVVAGSSASQTFSVSNRGAVNLSLGTITSAGSYAFVKSVDNCSNHVIAPSGSCTIQVSFSPTSLGLLGTNVNIPSSDPQIPVLDLPLSGTGVDTQLTVNKAGTGAGTVTSAGINCRALCTASYALGTVVTLTATPDPGSSFSGWSGAGCSGTGTCTITMNANTTVTASYTAAVPTAPSGLTATAVSATRINLSWVDNSNNETRFAIERKTGAGGTYVQIAAVGANVTSYASMELLQNTNYYYRVRAYNAGAPSLYTNAANATTLLPSQAVLSQIKPGYAHTVALKSDGTLWAWGQNNYGQLGDGTTVRKYAPVRIGFENTWASIAAGGGFHNVALKSDGTLWAWGQNNYGQLGDGTNVDKNAPVQIGTGNTWVSIGVGTLHTMALKSDGTLWAWGNNAEGQLGDGTKTDKNTPVQIGTGNTWVSIAVGYYYTVALKSDGTIWAWGNSAGGALGEGDPSYVDKNAPVQVGAGANTWVSIAAGNGHTVALKSDGALWGWGIFFLDNGSFEVKNTPVQIGTGNTWASVAAGANFTVALKSDGTLWAWGYNNAGQLGDGTTVIKSTPVQIGFENTWASVAAGGAHTEALKSDSTLWAWGWNTVGQLGDGTNVDKTTPVQVTLPPTINYRTLSGMVTRVSTGQPVSGAAISINFGAVPGVTTDSNGYYTVPWLQDGDYYIQVSRVGYQSQGAPISINGANVTRNFSLTFVGYTLSGTVTNPVTGLGVSATVSLNFGWKTATTNQNGGYAFAGLDGTDYYLRIIKTGYYTYTAFPRINGANLLFDITLFPIGPYTMSGRVTAAATGLPLSGVSIKEYACNTSPPQYRTTDANGNYSISGLNNDCYYVVAIKSGYNNASAFPTINGSNITVNFSMTANP; encoded by the coding sequence ATGAAAAATAAACTTCGCATTATTGCCATTGTCATCGCACTGGCCATAAATCTAGTCGCGGTCAGCAGCACCACGGCCCAACCCCTGGACGATGCCGCTCGGGCAAAAATCCTCCAGCCCGCACTCTTCGACCGGTTGGACCGCGGCGAGCCGACGGTCGATGTCATCGTGCTTCTGAGCGGACATAAAAACTACGTCGGCAAGATCAACGCCGACAAACCAGCGGAAATGCAGGCGCTGCACGCGCAGATTCATCAAAACCAAAACGCGGTCCTGGGAAAGCTCAACCGCGCCCACTTCACCTCCAAGCACGTCTTCGACAACATCAACGGCTTTGCCGGCAGAGTCAGCCGCGCCGGCCTCGAGGCGCTCGCGGCCATGCCCGAGGTTGAGTTCATCGAAGAAGATCAGATCGTCACGGCCCAGTTGGCCCAGGGTATTCCGCTGATGAACGGCTCTGGAACCCGGTCGACCTACAACGGTTCCGGCGTATCGATTGCCATCGTCGACACCGGCATCGACTACACGCACCCCATGCTCGGCGGCGCTGCCTTCCCCAACACCAAGGTGATCGGAGGTTATGACTTCGGCGACAACGACGCCGATCCGAGTGACTGCCATGGGCACGGCACCTCCGTCGCCGGGATCGCCGCCGGCGCCCTGGCAACGTTTGGTGACTATATCGGCGGCGTGGCCTACAACGCGAAACTCTACGCCCTGAAGATCGTTGCCGGCTGCGCAGGTTCGTCGAGCGATTCGATCATCGCCGCCGCTTGGGACTGGGCCGTCACCCATAAGAACGACAACCCCGTCAACCCGATCCTGATTATCAACACCAGTTTTGGCGGTGGTTCGTACACCGCAGCTTGCGATGTCTCGAAGCCCTCGCTGGCGGCCGCGGCCAACAACGCCGCCGCCAATGGCATCACGCTTTTTTCCGCGGCCGGGAACGACGGGTTCACGAACGCCCTCAGCGCGCCGGCCTGCGTATCGAATTCACTTTCCGTGGGCGCCGTGTACGATGCGAATATTGGTTCCGGCAACTGGAGTGTCTGCACCGATCCGGTAACAGCGCCTGATCAGGTGACCTGTTATTCCAACAGCGCCAACTTCCTGGATATCCTGGCGCCGAGCAACAGTGCCTACACCACGTATCTCTACCAAGCGTATCTGCCATCTTTCGGCGGCACCTCGGCCGCCTCGCCCTACGCGGCCGGCGCCGGGGCGGTCTTACAGAGCTACGCCAAAGCCACGACCGGACTATTTTTCAGCAAGACGGAACTCACGCGGCGTCTGGTGAACGACGGAGATCCCATCACCGATCCGAAGAGCGGGATCACAAAACCGCGCGTGAATATCGGCGCGGCCATGGAAGGACGGATGATAACAATTTCTCCGTATGCATATGATTTTGGCAATGTTGTTGCGGGGAGTTCCGCTTCGCAAACTTTCTCAGTTTCTAATAGAGGGGCGGTAAACCTGTCCCTAGGCACGATTACCTCAGCTGGCTCCTATGCATTTGTAAAAAGTGTCGACAATTGCTCTAACCACGTCATCGCGCCGTCTGGCAGTTGCACCATACAGGTATCATTTTCTCCGACTTCGCTGGGGCTACTAGGTACAAACGTAAACATTCCCTCAAGCGATCCTCAGATCCCCGTATTAGACCTGCCGCTCAGCGGTACGGGAGTCGATACACAACTCACTGTAAACAAAGCGGGCACGGGAGCGGGAACCGTGACCAGCGCTGGAATAAACTGTCGTGCTCTCTGCACGGCGTCCTATGCGCTGGGCACGGTAGTAACCCTGACGGCCACGCCGGATCCCGGTTCATCCTTTAGCGGATGGTCCGGGGCGGGGTGCAGCGGAACGGGTACGTGCACGATTACGATGAATGCGAATACAACGGTAACGGCAAGCTACACTGCTGCTGTACCCACTGCACCCTCGGGTCTCACGGCTACCGCGGTTTCCGCGACTCGGATCAATCTTTCCTGGGTGGACAATTCCAACAACGAGACCCGGTTTGCGATTGAAAGGAAGACCGGCGCCGGGGGCACTTACGTACAGATCGCCGCCGTCGGCGCGAATGTGACGAGCTACGCGAGTATGGAGTTACTGCAGAACACGAATTACTACTATCGGGTGCGAGCGTACAACGCCGGTGCGCCCTCGCTCTATACAAACGCGGCTAACGCGACAACGTTACTTCCTTCACAAGCGGTCCTCTCACAAATCAAGCCAGGATATGCTCATACCGTAGCCTTGAAATCAGACGGGACCTTGTGGGCGTGGGGGCAGAACAATTACGGTCAATTAGGCGACGGCACCACTGTCAGAAAGTACGCGCCTGTACGGATAGGATTTGAAAATACATGGGCCTCGATCGCCGCGGGAGGGGGTTTTCATAACGTCGCCCTGAAGTCAGATGGAACCTTGTGGGCGTGGGGGCAGAACAATTACGGTCAATTAGGCGACGGCACAAATGTTGATAAGAACGCCCCTGTCCAGATCGGCACCGGGAATACTTGGGTGTCGATTGGGGTTGGAACACTTCATACCATGGCCCTGAAGTCGGATGGGACCTTGTGGGCGTGGGGGAATAACGCTGAAGGCCAATTAGGCGACGGCACCAAAACCGATAAGAACACCCCTGTCCAGATTGGAACCGGGAATACCTGGGTCTCGATTGCGGTAGGATATTATTACACCGTGGCCCTGAAGTCGGACGGGACGATATGGGCTTGGGGAAATAGTGCTGGTGGCGCGTTAGGCGAGGGCGACCCTTCCTATGTCGACAAGAACGCCCCTGTCCAGGTCGGAGCAGGAGCGAACACATGGGTTTCAATTGCAGCGGGAAACGGCCACACCGTGGCCCTGAAGTCGGACGGGGCTCTATGGGGGTGGGGGATTTTTTTCTTAGATAACGGCAGCTTCGAAGTTAAGAACACCCCGGTCCAGATCGGAACAGGGAATACCTGGGCCTCGGTTGCGGCAGGAGCAAACTTCACTGTAGCCCTGAAGTCGGATGGGACCTTGTGGGCATGGGGGTATAACAATGCAGGCCAGTTGGGTGACGGCACCACCGTAATTAAGTCCACCCCTGTTCAGATAGGATTTGAGAATACTTGGGCTTCGGTTGCGGCAGGAGGTGCGCACACCGAAGCTCTGAAGTCGGACAGCACCTTGTGGGCGTGGGGGTGGAACACTGTTGGTCAATTAGGCGACGGTACCAACGTGGATAAAACTACACCGGTACAAGTGACCCTACCCCCAACCATCAACTACCGTACCTTGTCCGGAATGGTAACTCGCGTATCCACTGGTCAGCCTGTTTCAGGAGCGGCCATCAGCATTAATTTCGGCGCTGTTCCGGGAGTAACTACCGACTCCAACGGCTACTACACAGTACCCTGGTTGCAGGACGGCGATTATTACATCCAAGTGAGTAGGGTCGGGTACCAAAGCCAGGGTGCCCCCATCAGTATTAATGGCGCCAACGTTACTCGGAACTTCTCATTGACCTTCGTTGGCTATACCTTGTCCGGCACGGTAACTAACCCCGTCACCGGCCTCGGCGTGAGCGCCACGGTCTCGCTTAACTTTGGATGGAAAACCGCCACGACCAATCAGAACGGGGGCTATGCTTTTGCCGGACTGGATGGTACCGATTATTATCTCCGCATCATTAAAACAGGTTATTACACCTATACCGCTTTCCCTCGGATCAATGGCGCGAACCTCCTTTTCGATATCACCTTGTTTCCGATCGGCCCCTATACCATGTCCGGCCGCGTCACCGCCGCGGCCACCGGTTTGCCTTTATCCGGGGTTTCCATCAAGGAATATGCCTGTAATACCAGCCCACCTCAGTACCGCACCACGGATGCGAACGGCAATTATTCCATCAGCGGTCTTAATAATGATTGCTACTATGTCGTCGCGATAAAATCCGGCTATAACAACGCCTCGGCCTTCCCGACCATCAACGGCAGCAACATCACGGTGAACTTCAGCATGACAGCGAATCCGTAA